A DNA window from Aureibacter tunicatorum contains the following coding sequences:
- a CDS encoding response regulator produces MTNNNYTDKTILIIDDQIENIRIIADHFWSNYPDLTVLTSLSAVKGCSVADKKLPDLIIMDWEMPEMNGIEAIKILKSMESTQHIPIIMATGKMTSSADLALALESGAEDYIRKPLDLVELDARIRTAFRIQEQNHQIFEFHQKEQHQLEREIELKNRKLSTATLLTYEKNNILNELNEELSNIIGKNEKGAVPSTKELKLIKKKINSYLELDTSWKDYKMHFEEVHPKFFETLGEKLPQLNPKDTKLCAYLKIGLDNKELANMLNISPESVKKSLYRLKKKIELDEQDNLRKYITMIE; encoded by the coding sequence ATGACGAACAATAACTATACGGATAAAACTATATTAATCATTGACGATCAAATTGAGAATATCAGAATCATAGCGGATCACTTTTGGAGCAATTATCCTGACCTAACGGTGCTGACCTCTTTATCAGCAGTGAAAGGATGCTCAGTAGCTGACAAGAAGCTTCCCGACCTTATCATAATGGATTGGGAAATGCCAGAAATGAACGGCATCGAGGCTATAAAAATCCTCAAAAGCATGGAGTCTACTCAACATATTCCCATCATCATGGCTACAGGCAAGATGACATCGTCGGCAGATTTAGCGCTGGCATTGGAAAGCGGAGCGGAAGACTATATCCGAAAACCATTGGATTTGGTCGAACTCGACGCACGCATAAGAACAGCATTTAGAATACAAGAGCAAAACCACCAAATTTTCGAATTTCATCAAAAAGAGCAACATCAGCTCGAAAGAGAAATCGAACTTAAAAACCGAAAACTCAGCACTGCGACACTCTTGACCTACGAAAAAAACAATATTCTCAATGAACTAAATGAAGAGCTATCCAATATTATTGGAAAAAATGAAAAAGGGGCTGTCCCAAGCACGAAAGAGCTTAAACTTATCAAGAAAAAAATCAACAGTTATTTAGAATTGGATACTAGTTGGAAAGATTATAAAATGCATTTTGAAGAAGTCCATCCCAAATTCTTTGAAACCCTTGGCGAAAAACTACCTCAACTCAATCCAAAAGACACAAAGCTATGCGCGTATTTGAAAATAGGACTTGATAATAAAGAACTGGCCAATATGCTTAATATAAGTCCCGAAAGCGTTAAAAAATCCTTGTACAGACTCAAAAAGAAAATAGAACTAGATGAACAAGATAATCTAAGAAAATACATTACCATGATCGAATAG
- a CDS encoding 7TM diverse intracellular signaling domain-containing protein, with product MVDYIVDKWRTSYPIRLSWKLSLSNPQSILIFMLSYFIGGNAYSQSITQGNTLNNLNPKSIKTIYLHTSESPNTNARLIKAWKKVNASGSLAPFKTHYLKIPLSNQTVINEWVLSFDQATNISCEILDIHGKTISESFTGKFIPRNEKFQYSGYGEHAIIKVPSMSESTLLVRIENQANYNINTSVTIKPLRTWTFAASLKNLWHGFFFGAIFIMLIYNASLFLLSKDLSYLYYSLFLASGILFFSIEFNFLPLILNIDGKNYAWTTTSFFITIIFYFLFLQHFLKNNLQPKWLELSFKFFITTTILAFIINSSIAYFDVGNYFHIMKMLAPVITGLSIFLIGALIYYGNKGSKYVFLSAGVIAFMAAWQIIEYKQSPSLMPPAPYKLQIGLFLEYIIFSIGLTFRYKENSEAKRVAQEKLFEEIQKNEQALKSINADLEKKVKLRTMEIQSQNEELTQQKEEIQMQAEALQNANNKLLELDSFKASMTNMIAHDLKNPLSTIMNDKLASEESRLAGKSLLTLIQNMLDVKKYENSQISLSFEKNDIIKLFGRSISLIKPTLSSKSISIEITAPDTLFVRMDANLIERVFINLLSNAIKHSPNNGTIHISFEKPDDNMLNFSIHNEGEAIPNIEIENIFKAYYQHAIAKQEHDVGTGLGLCFCKLVIEAHKGQIKAHKNMEFGAKFTFSLPLDSALEQSKNINAPSISTLNSQEIDFLQPYFKKLSNLDVYEFSKIKRILKEIAIPPTLNQKAIETWIHDIEDATYASDQERFESLTSLEIAE from the coding sequence ATGGTAGACTACATAGTGGACAAATGGAGGACAAGCTATCCAATAAGACTCTCATGGAAGCTTTCGTTAAGCAATCCGCAATCTATTCTCATTTTCATGCTTTCTTACTTTATTGGCGGAAACGCATACTCACAGTCTATAACACAGGGAAACACTTTAAATAACTTAAACCCAAAAAGTATAAAAACCATATACTTGCATACTAGCGAAAGTCCGAATACAAACGCTCGACTAATCAAAGCTTGGAAAAAAGTCAATGCATCCGGATCACTTGCTCCATTTAAAACACACTATCTAAAAATTCCACTATCGAACCAAACGGTAATCAACGAATGGGTGTTGAGTTTTGATCAAGCGACAAACATATCTTGCGAGATCCTTGATATTCATGGAAAAACCATTTCTGAATCCTTTACAGGAAAATTTATTCCACGCAATGAGAAGTTTCAATACTCAGGCTATGGAGAACATGCGATCATAAAGGTTCCCTCAATGAGCGAATCAACGCTTTTAGTGAGAATCGAAAACCAAGCGAATTACAACATTAATACTTCTGTGACAATTAAACCTCTGAGAACTTGGACTTTTGCCGCATCTCTAAAAAACTTATGGCATGGATTCTTCTTTGGAGCAATATTCATCATGCTTATCTACAACGCCTCTTTGTTTTTGCTTAGCAAAGATCTGTCGTACTTATACTATAGTCTATTTTTAGCTTCAGGAATACTATTTTTTTCCATTGAATTCAATTTTTTGCCATTGATTTTAAATATCGATGGTAAAAATTATGCCTGGACAACTACAAGCTTTTTTATCACAATCATATTTTACTTCTTATTTCTTCAACATTTCTTAAAAAATAACCTCCAACCAAAATGGCTGGAATTATCATTTAAATTTTTCATTACCACTACCATCCTAGCTTTCATAATCAATTCAAGTATCGCTTATTTTGACGTTGGCAATTACTTTCATATCATGAAAATGCTAGCTCCCGTCATTACGGGCCTTAGTATTTTTTTGATTGGCGCTTTGATTTATTACGGCAATAAAGGCAGCAAATATGTCTTCTTAAGCGCCGGAGTCATCGCTTTCATGGCCGCATGGCAAATCATTGAATACAAGCAAAGTCCATCTTTGATGCCTCCAGCTCCATATAAACTGCAAATAGGCTTATTTCTCGAATACATTATATTTTCAATCGGATTGACATTCAGATACAAAGAGAATTCAGAAGCCAAACGCGTGGCACAAGAAAAACTATTTGAAGAAATTCAAAAAAATGAGCAAGCGCTTAAAAGCATCAATGCCGATTTGGAGAAAAAAGTCAAGCTCCGCACTATGGAAATCCAAAGTCAAAACGAAGAACTTACTCAGCAAAAAGAGGAAATCCAGATGCAAGCCGAGGCATTGCAAAACGCCAACAACAAGCTTCTTGAGCTGGACAGCTTCAAAGCTTCCATGACCAATATGATCGCTCATGATTTGAAAAACCCATTGAGCACAATCATGAATGATAAATTAGCCTCAGAAGAAAGCAGACTTGCCGGTAAAAGTTTACTGACTTTGATACAAAACATGCTTGATGTAAAAAAATATGAAAACAGCCAAATTTCATTAAGCTTTGAAAAGAACGACATTATCAAATTGTTTGGCCGGTCAATCTCGCTCATTAAGCCTACATTGAGTTCAAAAAGCATCTCAATAGAAATAACAGCTCCCGACACCTTGTTCGTGAGAATGGATGCAAACCTAATCGAACGCGTATTCATCAATTTGCTTTCCAACGCCATCAAGCATAGCCCTAATAATGGAACCATACATATTAGCTTTGAAAAGCCTGACGACAATATGCTCAACTTTTCAATTCATAACGAAGGCGAGGCTATACCCAACATTGAGATTGAGAATATCTTCAAAGCATACTACCAACATGCCATAGCCAAGCAAGAACATGATGTTGGCACTGGCTTGGGTCTATGTTTTTGCAAACTCGTCATTGAGGCTCATAAAGGGCAAATCAAAGCGCATAAAAACATGGAATTTGGAGCGAAATTCACTTTCTCTCTGCCTCTAGACTCTGCTCTTGAGCAATCGAAAAACATTAATGCCCCCTCCATATCAACATTAAATTCTCAAGAAATCGACTTTCTTCAACCTTATTTCAAGAAACTGTCTAACCTTGACGTGTATGAATTTTCAAAAATAAAAAGAATCCTCAAGGAGATCGCCATTCCTCCGACTCTCAATCAAAAGGCCATAGAAACTTGGATTCATGATATTGAAGACGCAACCTATGCCTCTGATCAAGAACGATTTGAATCATTGACAAGCCTTGAAATAGCAGAATAA